CCACTATCGATGTGGAAAGAGGACGTAGATTACAAAAAGCCAGGGACCCCACCCTCTACGTCCGAAACATTCCAACCCCCAAGGTTGGCGGATGATATCCCTAGCGACGCAAATTTATCATCGCGAGACAAAGACGTCAAGGGTAGCGAATCCCTCTTTGAGCCAGAAAACCCCCAAGCGATGGATAAATCGGCGGCAAAAGTTCGCGATGACGTTAAACGCCAGCTCATAGATGCCGGGGTGAACGAAAAAGAAGCGGAGGCCAACGGTAACATCGTGGCCGCCGCGATGGTCAACTTTGCCAAGCGCGAAGGGATGAGCCCGGATGCGTTTTATAAGCTCTTGGGACCAACGTTTGTCAGGGATGAAGTTATAGGGAATCGGAAGGATCAGACCGGTAAGAAGGGCCCGCGTGGGGCTATCACCCTCCCGGCCCGGATGGGTGGTAAGGGCCTCAAAATCACCCTCACTCCGACCGCCGACGTGACCACGAACATTCATGAGCTTGGGCACTTGTTCCGCTGGATCATGGAACACCAGGCCGCGCGATTCAAGAACGACGCCCAGCTCCAAGCCGACTGGAAGGCGACCCAGAAGTTCGGAGATCACGCGAAATTCGCCGATGGGTTCATCGAGTACGTCAAGACCGGTAAGGCTCCAAACTCCGCGCTCCGCCGCGCGTTCGAGCAGTTCAAACAGTGGTTGACCGACTTCTATCAGCATGTTCACGGCACGGGGGTAAAACTCTCCGATGAGATACGCGGGGTGTTCGATCGGATTCTTGCCGGAGATTCCACATTTGAAGAAACCTATGGGATGGAGAACTCTCTAAAGAGCACGGGGAACCAGACGTATGACTCAGAAATGAGCGAAGCAGCTAAAAGGGCTAAGGTAATTCCCATCGATACGCAGGCTGTGCCGGTAGATTACAAAAATACCAAGGCGCTTATAAAATGGGTTAAGGGTGAATTGCAGGGAAAGCATATCGTCATAAAAGACGATAATTTAGAGATAGAATTTACCGGTCAGGGATTGAGGGACAGCGGGAAGGTCAGGGGCAAAGAACAACGGCAAGCCTACACGGTTCTTGAGGGGCTTGTAGAAAATTCGGTGTTTGATCATTTTGAAGATGCCGATGAGCGCCATCCTGATCTTATTGGACAAAATGTTTATTATGTTGGAGCAAAGATAGGAAACGGGGAGAAATCACGCTATTTCTCTGTGCGAATAAAGGTAGATATGCCAAAAAGCGCACAAACCCCTTCTTATAAGGGACATGCTACAAAAGAAATAGTTCCCGATCCGTCCCTGGGGCTCTCCGCTAACGCGGCCGTTTCCCGCTCGGCTTGGGGAACCATTTCCGAAATCACTCTAGATGTCCTGAGCGGGAAAGTCAACCCGTCAGAAGTCGACAACAATATCCTTCATCAAGAAGCACTTGAAGAGGGGAAACAGCAGGACCCGCGTTTGGAGCCCGTGAAGTCGAAAAATCCGAATATCGAAATCATGCGTAAGAAACGTGACACGAGCAGGAACACACGATTGATGGATTACGTAAACAGCCCCAATATCGTGGCAGAGCGCCACGCGCTGTTCAGGCCGTTTCTCAATATGGCCAATGATGCTCAGGCTAAACAAGACCGGATGCGGACGAACTGGAATCGGACGGCCGATAAGATTTACGGCAAGCCGGGGATTTTCGGGCGCCAAGAGGGGCTTGTCTCAGAGGAGAAACACGAGGTATTCAATAAGATTTTAATCAAGGGAGACATGCTGGGAAAGGTTTTCAGCAACGAGGAGCTTACCGAACTCGGCGCCGACGCCAACATGATCAAAGCCTATAAGATGGTACGTGCTCTCTTCGACAACGCTCATAGGATGTTGAGCGATCAACGGAATAAATACAACAAGGAAGATGTCAATTATCGCGAGGGCTATGTGCCTCACTTCTTCCATGCCTGGCGTGTCATGAAAGACGGAAAAATCGTCACGAGTTACAGGAGCATGTCCGAGGCCGCGAAAGCGGCGGAGGGGATGCTTAAAGAGAACCCCAACGACAAACTACAAATCATGCCAGCAATGGACGACTTCGGCGGACAGGCGAAAGTAGACGCCGTGACCCTGGGCGACATGCAGTATTTCAAGCTGATTCACAATGTCGAGAATACTTTCGCTCTGAGCACGGAGGACGCGCGGGCGTTCCTGGACGACGTGGCCAGGATGAAGAACCGTAGCCGGGTCTTTAAAAACGCGTGGCAACGCAAGGGGTCCACCGGATTCGATACCGATATGGAATACGCCTTGCGGCATTACATGAACCTCAGCGCGCGATACTTCGCAATGGACACGTTGAAACACGATGGAATAAACCTCTTTGAGCGGACCTTTGGACGCTTCAACAACGAGCACAAGGGACTCGCGGGATACACAAAGCGATACCTCAATGACGTTCTCGGCGTTCTGGGAACCATCGAAGAGACACTAAACAACTGGATAAGGGACAGTTGGATAGGACAACATATCCCTGACTACATCGGCGACCGGCCCGCAACAATGGGGGCCAACATGCTGGCGAGCGGTGTCGCACACGCCAAGCTGGGGGTTTTGAACGTGGCCTCGGCCTTGATGAACCTCACGCAGTTGAACGGAACTCAGGCGCTGATCGGCCTCAAGTATACGGGGCGCGGGATAGCGGAATACGTCCACCCGACCCTTATAACACAGAGGCTATACCGCGAAGCGGGCATAGAGGAAAACATTTCTATGGAGAATCCCAGCGGATACAGCAAGATTCATAACGTCAGAGGGGCGCTGACAAACGCTTCTATGGCTCTGTTCCGGTATGCCGATGGCATGGTACGGAAGGCCACGTTGATAGGCGCATACCGAAAGGGAATCGACGAGGGCATGAGCCGCGCCGAGGCTATAGAATACGCCAAGAAGATCAACGAGGATGTGAATTTCAACTATAGCGTCGCGGACACTCCAGACCTTTTTAGGCGGGCCGGACCATTGGGAACGCTTCTTTTGCAGTTCAAGAAATACGGCGTAAAACAGGCTGAACTGGCTTTGCCTGGGTTCGGGAAGCTGAAGGGAAAACAGATGGCGCGTTTTTGGGCCTTGCAGCTTGCCCTCAGCGGTCTGGTTGGGTTACCCGCGTTCGACCTCATTAAAAACATCTGGAAGTATTTCTTTGACGACGACGTGGAATTGGAACTGAAGAGCCTGGTCGGTAAGAGCGGCCTTCCCGCGCCAGTCAAGCGAACCGTCCTCTACGGGGCGTTGTCGAACGCCGGCATCGATATCGGGAGGCGTGTTGGGATGGGTGACTTTGTTCCGAGTTCGATGGGCGACTTTGCCGGCCCGACACTCAGTACCGTTGATCAAGTTGCCAGGGCGTTCCCCAAGATCTTCACCGATGGGAATTTCATTGATACCCTCGAGGCGCTATCGCCCGGCATCGCGAACCCCGTGAAGGCATTCATGACCGGAGAAATGACGGACAAGCGGCGCGGTCGAACGCGGTTCAAGTATGAAACGACTATGAAACGACCGGCGAGAAAGTGGCGCGAGCTACGGGGGCCCGGCCTATCCGCGAATCCGTGGAAGGCGATGCGGTGAGGCTGGCCAATTATGAGCAGCAGAAGCGCAGCGAAGAAGAGACCAAGGCCATTGACGCCTTTGTGAGGGTGTACAACAAAACCGGTACGCCGGAATATCAGAAAGCGCGGAGGCGTTTGACTGAGTTGCGCATCGATTCTAAGCGGGTGGTACAAGAAATTAAAAAACGTAGGCAGGGTACGGACTATGAACGGGCTCTAAGGGGATCCCGCACGCGTAGGGGTATGGAGAAGCGGCAGACGCTGACGGACTACGGGAGTATGAGGTAAACGACAACGGGGAGGGCCGTAGCCCTCCCTTATTTTGTTCCATTAAGATTCACCTCATACCTTGGCACACGCAGCGTCACTCGAAATTTACCAAATCCGGGAGTACCTAAAACCGGAGGGATGACTTCAGTGTTTTTGATATTTTCTGGGTGTTCTTGTTTCATGCGTAAAAATTCATCCGGGTTAAGATCAATCGTATTTTTTATGCAGAGATATGTCATAGCACCCACCTCTTTAGAATTATACAGCTTGGGACCCCTTCACGTTATCCAGCCAGTCCGCGTACCACTGCATCATTTCGCGGCGCTGTGGGAGGTACTTCGCGTGGTTGTAAGCCTCCCGCACAGCGTTTTTATCTACATGGGAAAGTTGTCGTTCAATCCAATCCGCGTTAAAGCTGTTTTCGTTGAGAACAGACGAGGCCATGCCTCGAAAGCCGTGAGCGGTCATGTCAGCGTTTCCGTATCCCATAGAGCGGAGAGCGACGCGAACAGTGTTCTCAGACATGCAGCGCCCGTCATTACGCGTGGAGGGAAAAAGCCATTTTTGATGTCCTGTAAGGGCCCGAAGTTCCTTCAAGAGCTCTAGCGATTGCTGGGCCAAGGGGACAAGGTGCAGGAGCTTCATCTTCATTTTTTCTTCGGGGATGACCCATTGTGCTTTCTCCCAATCCATCTCTTTCCACTCCGCCGCGCGAACTTCACCGGGGCGGCAGAAAACCAGAGCCGAGAGCTTCATTGCACACCGAACGACATCGTAAGGATAGGCGTCGATTCGGCGCATAAGGAACCCGATTTTTGCGGGATCCGTAAGAGCGGCGTAATGCTTTTTTTTTACGAGTCTGGAGGGCGCCACGCAAAGCTAACGTGGGGTTCGTTTCAGCCCTGCTCGTGGCGATGGCGTAGTCAAAAACCTGGCCAATGATCTGCTTGAGCCTGGAGGCCGTTTCAATGGTTCCCTTATCCTCTATGCGCCGGCAAAGTTGAAGGATGACGCCTGCGGTAATGTTGGCCAGCTTCATGTGGCCGATGAAAGGGAATATTAATTTGTTGAGGCGTAAGCGTAACGTGTTGAGGTAACTTTCAGCAGACTTAGGAATCATACGCTTTTTCATCCACTCCTCGGCCACAGAAGCGAAAGTCTCCGTGTCGAACCCGAGGCGCTTACCGGTTTCAAGTGACTTTCGCAGAGCAGTATTTTTTCACGGGCCTCCTTCAGCGTAATGCCTGGATACACGCCCGCGGAGGTCCGCCGCTCTTTTCCGCCAACCCAGTACCGAATAATTCAATATTTTTTCCCGTTGGGGCGAACTTCC
This sequence is a window from Synergistaceae bacterium. Protein-coding genes within it:
- a CDS encoding site-specific integrase, which codes for MRRIDAYPYDVVRCAMKLSALVFCRPGEVRAAEWKEMDWEKAQWVIPEEKMKMKLLHLVPLAQQSLELLKELRALTGHQKWLFPSTRNDGRCMSENTVRVALRSMGYGNADMTAHGFRGMASSVLNENSFNADWIERQLSHVDKNAVREAYNHAKYLPQRREMMQWYADWLDNVKGSQAV